AATTGTCCCACCATGTTTTTCGGTGATAATTTGGTAAGCGATCGCCATTCCTAAACCGGTACCTTTGCCGACATTTTTGGTGGTAAATCCTTGTTCAAAAATG
Above is a genomic segment from Oscillatoria salina IIICB1 containing:
- a CDS encoding ATP-binding protein; the encoded protein is IFEQGFTTKNVGKGTGLGMAIAYQIITEKHGGTITSDSTVGKGTTLAIALPMALSKAAFG